From Fundulus heteroclitus isolate FHET01 chromosome 5, MU-UCD_Fhet_4.1, whole genome shotgun sequence, a single genomic window includes:
- the tmed1b gene encoding transmembrane emp24 domain-containing protein 1b encodes MEALRVRMSCRGALLGLAVAFLCSAGSVQSFGQSQDSEFTFLLPAGRSECFYQTAIKNGTMEVEYQVIAGAGMDVDFTILSPNGVRLILESRRSDGVHVVEPMEEGDYEICFDNSFSRFSEKMVFFEIIIEGQGGDVGGDDEFPGLEESDGSLLEYKLDDIRESMDSLHKRLERSRQMQTVLRAFEARDRNLLEDNLWRVSFWSCASMLVMLCVAFTQVYTVRKLFDDKRRVCT; translated from the exons ATGGAGGCTCTCCGGGTCAGAATGAGCTGCAGGGGAGCACTGCTCGGCCTGGCGGTAGCCTTCCTGTGCTCTGCGGGCTCCGTGCAGAGTTTTGGACAGAGCCAAGACAGCGAGTTCACCTTTCTACTTCCAGCCGGAAGATCCGAGTGTTTCTATCAGACAGCAATAAAGAACGGTACGATGGAGGTCGAATATCAG GTGATAGCAGGAGCGGGCATGGACGTAGACTTCACCATCCTGTCCCCTAACGGAGTGCGACTGATCCTCGAGAGTCGGCGCTCTGATGGAGTCCACGT GGTGGAGCCCATGGAGGAGGGAGACTACGAGATCTGCTTCGACAACAGCTTCAGCCGCTTCTCCGAGAAGATGGTGTTCTTTGAGATCATCATCGAGGGACAAGGAGGGGATGTGGGAGGAGACGACGAGTTTCCAGGTTTAGAGGAGTCTGACGGGAGCCTGCTGGAGTACAAGCTGGATGACATCAGG GAGTCCATGGACTCTCTGCACAAACGTCTGGAGCGCAGCCGGCAGATGCAGACGGTCTTACGGGCTTTTGAGGCGCGGGACCGGAACCTTCTGGAGGACAACCTCTGGAGGGTCTCGTTCTGGTCGTGTGCCAGCATGCTGGTGATGCTGTGTGTGGCCTTTACCCAG GTTTACACGGTCCGCAAACTGTTTGACGATAAGCGGAGGGTCTGCACATAG